In Paenibacillus sp. 1781tsa1, one DNA window encodes the following:
- a CDS encoding ATP-binding cassette domain-containing protein has translation MKILEVKNVKKSYTLYGKERVPVLHGLNLSFETGEFVSILGESGCGKSTLMNIIGGMDSDYEGDVVVRGKNLSAMTEKEMDDYRKNNIGFVFQNFNLIPHLSVLENVTIAMQMTDTNEKERNQRAVDILTEVGLKDHLNKRPNQLSGGQKQRVSIARALSNNPDIILADEPTGALDRENGDQILALLDSIAQKGMLVIAVTHSQKVADSGTRIVKVEEGRISDDIHLKDPSTVVYESGQGSSRSLGLLASFKMALKNMKLNAKRNVLVALGGSIGILSVLLMLSLGNGITTYMNDEINSSMDPLLVDITKPSEEVKDMQGPEALMATGEPFTEADIETIRNFPNVDHVETITTITGQSTMVNEKQSVGLTQLTTLTDAFDPALITTGVLPVENEMLLPLATAKQLSGNDQAETMIGKSVFLYINEMDSNNKPVTLEKEVTISGIYEASDQRSPMQQSPGYISSETLGQMYSDKGITIGPIQVNAYATDMKYVNDINEAAVDAGFAGSQMAKVMENITTYVSMASIVLAGIAGISLIVSGIMILVVLYISVVERTKEIGILRAIGARKKDIKRIFFSESALLGVFSGIIAVIFAVIISYVLNILLDNAFGAKLINLSGYYILFGLVVSTAISIVAGLMPSSKAAKLDPMESLRYE, from the coding sequence ATGAAAATACTAGAAGTTAAAAATGTGAAGAAATCATACACGTTATATGGAAAAGAAAGAGTTCCGGTACTCCACGGTTTGAACCTGAGTTTTGAGACAGGCGAATTCGTCTCCATCCTTGGTGAATCTGGCTGCGGTAAGTCGACACTAATGAATATTATTGGTGGCATGGACTCCGATTATGAAGGGGACGTTGTTGTTCGTGGCAAGAACTTAAGTGCCATGACAGAGAAGGAAATGGATGATTATCGGAAGAATAATATCGGTTTTGTCTTTCAAAATTTCAATCTGATCCCACATCTATCTGTCCTCGAAAATGTGACGATTGCGATGCAAATGACGGATACAAATGAAAAGGAGCGAAATCAACGTGCCGTTGATATATTAACCGAGGTTGGACTGAAGGATCATCTGAACAAACGTCCCAACCAGTTATCTGGAGGTCAGAAGCAACGGGTTTCCATTGCACGGGCTTTATCCAACAATCCGGACATTATTCTCGCAGATGAACCGACAGGCGCGCTGGATCGAGAAAACGGAGATCAAATCCTGGCTTTGCTCGACAGCATAGCCCAAAAAGGAATGTTGGTGATAGCCGTAACTCACTCGCAGAAAGTTGCTGACTCCGGTACACGTATTGTGAAGGTAGAAGAGGGGCGCATCAGTGATGATATTCATCTCAAGGATCCTTCTACGGTTGTCTACGAAAGTGGTCAGGGTTCTTCCCGGAGCCTGGGCTTGCTTGCTTCGTTCAAGATGGCACTCAAAAATATGAAACTCAACGCCAAGCGTAATGTCCTGGTAGCTTTGGGTGGATCGATAGGTATATTAAGTGTACTCCTGATGCTCTCCTTGGGGAATGGGATAACGACGTATATGAACGACGAAATCAATTCAAGTATGGACCCATTGCTCGTGGATATAACCAAGCCGAGTGAAGAAGTCAAAGACATGCAAGGCCCTGAAGCCTTGATGGCAACAGGTGAACCGTTCACCGAAGCTGATATCGAGACGATTCGCAATTTTCCTAATGTGGATCATGTAGAGACAATTACGACCATTACAGGCCAATCGACGATGGTGAATGAAAAACAAAGTGTAGGACTCACGCAGTTAACAACGTTAACGGATGCTTTTGATCCAGCGTTGATAACAACGGGTGTTCTGCCGGTAGAAAATGAGATGTTGTTACCCCTCGCTACGGCGAAACAATTAAGCGGGAATGACCAAGCTGAAACGATGATCGGCAAGTCTGTGTTTCTATATATCAACGAGATGGATAGCAATAATAAACCAGTGACTTTGGAGAAAGAAGTAACCATCTCAGGGATCTATGAAGCGTCAGATCAACGATCTCCAATGCAACAATCCCCGGGATACATTTCATCAGAGACGTTAGGGCAAATGTACTCGGACAAAGGAATAACGATTGGACCGATTCAGGTTAATGCCTATGCCACCGATATGAAATATGTAAATGATATCAATGAAGCTGCTGTTGACGCTGGCTTCGCAGGCTCCCAGATGGCCAAGGTCATGGAGAATATTACGACTTACGTAAGTATGGCTTCCATTGTACTGGCGGGTATTGCAGGCATTTCGTTGATCGTATCCGGTATTATGATACTGGTAGTGCTCTATATTAGTGTCGTGGAACGCACGAAAGAGATCGGAATACTGCGGGCGATTGGAGCAAGAAAGAAGGATATCAAACGAATATTCTTCTCCGAATCTGCCTTATTAGGCGTATTTAGTGGTATTATTGCGGTAATCTTTGCAGTGATCATAAGTTATGTGTTAAATATACTTCTGGACAATGCGTTTGGAGCAAAACTGATTAATCTCTCGGGATATTACATCTTGTTCGGTCTCGTGGTAAGTACGGCGATTAGTATCGTGGCCGGTTTGATGCCATCATCAAAAGCGGCGAAGCTGGACCCGATGGAATCCTTGCGATACGAATAA
- a CDS encoding UbiD family decarboxylase, with the protein MKYRNMEDCINDLEQHGHLIRVKEEVDPHLEMAAIHMKVHEAKGPALLFENVKGSKFQAVSNLFGTVERSKFMFRGTLEGVQRVMAVRDDPMKALKTPFQHVRTGLAAWQALPKQKSISLPVSAQEIQISDLPLIKHWPMDGGAFVTLPQVYSEDPDKPGIMNSNLGMYRVQLNGNDFELNKEIGLHYQIHRGIGIHQAKAVKKGEPLKVSIFIGGPPAHTLSAVMPLPEGLSEMTFAGLLAGRRFRYSYKDGYCISNDADFVITGDIYPGETKPEGPFGDHLGYYSLTHEFPLMRVHKVYAKPNAIWPFTVVGRPPQEDTAFGDLIHEITGDAIKQEIPGVKEVHAVDAAGVHPLLFAIGSERYTPYQAVKQPTELLTIANRILGTGQLSLAKYLFITAEDQQPLDTHKEVEFLTYILERMDLQRDIHFHTHTTIDTLDYSGTGLNSGSKVVFAAYGDKIRDLCTEVPESLKNIRGYENPQLIMPGIVSIQTSAFTSYADTAQEMEAFTSLLKEQGGLNSCPMIILCDDSSFLSANLSNFLWATFTRSNPSHDMYGVNSGYDHKHWGCDQVIIDARTKPHQAPPLIPDASVEKSIERLFVKGASLGSIKI; encoded by the coding sequence ATGAAATATCGCAATATGGAAGATTGTATTAACGATCTGGAGCAGCACGGTCATTTGATTCGGGTCAAGGAAGAGGTTGATCCGCATCTGGAGATGGCAGCCATCCATATGAAAGTGCACGAGGCCAAAGGCCCGGCGTTGTTATTTGAAAATGTAAAAGGCTCGAAGTTCCAAGCCGTATCGAATCTGTTCGGCACAGTGGAACGAAGCAAGTTCATGTTCCGCGGTACACTCGAAGGCGTACAACGGGTCATGGCAGTTCGTGACGACCCCATGAAGGCGCTTAAGACGCCATTCCAGCATGTCCGCACAGGTCTTGCTGCGTGGCAGGCGCTGCCGAAACAGAAGTCTATCAGCCTCCCGGTGTCCGCACAAGAGATTCAAATCTCGGACCTGCCGCTCATCAAGCATTGGCCGATGGATGGTGGGGCATTCGTGACGCTGCCGCAGGTGTATTCCGAAGATCCAGATAAGCCAGGCATCATGAATTCCAATCTGGGGATGTACCGGGTTCAGTTGAATGGCAATGATTTTGAATTAAACAAGGAAATTGGATTACACTATCAGATTCATCGCGGAATTGGTATACATCAAGCCAAAGCGGTCAAAAAAGGTGAACCACTGAAAGTGAGTATTTTCATTGGTGGTCCACCAGCACATACACTCTCAGCGGTTATGCCTCTGCCTGAAGGACTCAGTGAGATGACATTTGCCGGTCTGCTCGCTGGACGTCGTTTCCGGTACAGTTACAAAGACGGCTATTGCATTAGCAATGATGCTGATTTTGTCATCACGGGTGATATCTACCCAGGCGAGACGAAGCCCGAAGGTCCGTTCGGGGATCATCTGGGTTATTACAGTCTGACACATGAATTCCCGTTAATGCGTGTGCACAAAGTCTATGCCAAACCTAACGCCATCTGGCCGTTTACGGTTGTGGGTCGTCCGCCACAAGAGGATACAGCGTTTGGCGATTTGATACATGAGATTACAGGAGACGCGATCAAACAGGAGATTCCGGGCGTCAAAGAAGTACATGCGGTCGATGCAGCAGGGGTCCATCCATTGTTGTTCGCCATCGGCAGTGAACGTTACACGCCGTATCAGGCAGTGAAACAGCCGACAGAGTTACTTACGATTGCCAATCGTATTTTGGGTACGGGTCAGCTCAGTCTGGCGAAATATTTGTTCATTACCGCTGAGGATCAGCAGCCTTTGGATACCCATAAGGAAGTTGAATTCCTAACCTATATTTTGGAGCGCATGGACCTGCAACGAGATATTCATTTCCACACCCATACGACGATTGATACATTGGATTACTCAGGTACAGGACTGAACAGTGGCAGCAAGGTCGTGTTTGCAGCATATGGCGATAAGATTCGGGATCTGTGCACGGAAGTTCCAGAGTCTTTGAAAAACATACGCGGATATGAAAATCCGCAGCTCATCATGCCGGGCATCGTTTCAATCCAGACATCAGCCTTCACAAGTTACGCGGATACTGCGCAGGAGATGGAAGCATTCACGTCTCTATTGAAAGAACAGGGAGGTCTGAACTCATGTCCAATGATAATCCTCTGTGATGACAGTTCGTTCCTGAGTGCTAATCTGAGCAACTTCTTATGGGCAACTTTTACTCGGAGCAACCCTTCGCATGATATGTATGGAGTTAATAGCGGATATGACCACAAGCATTGGGGTTGTGATCAGGTGATTATTGATGCGCGGACCAAACCTCACCAAGCACCGCCGCTGATTCCCGATGCTTCGGTAGAGAAGAGCATTGAACGTTTATTTGTTAAAGGAGCAAGTCTGGGTTCAATCAAAATCTAA
- a CDS encoding dockerin type I domain-containing protein: protein MKGKQNKKRLKPILKKSMLTALGLGIALPLGGTLPQADAGAIGPVINISQPVLNDGINWLSYSSKPNDPSLRDVPIEVTINNIIRINLSTQFRSDEYSPPTASSSDNSIAEVYVETRQDENMPTPESTLVVIPRQSGTINIELKANYMISGAPETVTDNIELYISKKGDVNADGKVNSLDAVDLFNYIRNMMTRRSFSYVEMNRMDVDRNTEPTFGDMDALLKGYKGKTLGGKNNDYVLTFKQVDDAPYVLNGQLKDYMESAVAVDYYLMDIDYDDTLNTPSYQWYRATDALGEDRVPIVGETREQHSVTSEDENHYLVLEVITHSTSNPNTEPRRTFIVGKEKIQLPD from the coding sequence TTGAAGGGGAAACAAAACAAAAAACGGCTTAAGCCGATATTGAAAAAAAGCATGTTGACTGCACTCGGATTGGGCATTGCATTGCCTTTAGGTGGAACGCTTCCGCAGGCTGACGCAGGTGCAATTGGTCCGGTAATAAACATTTCACAACCTGTTCTTAACGATGGCATCAACTGGTTAAGTTATTCATCGAAACCAAATGATCCTTCTTTACGTGATGTGCCCATCGAGGTGACCATCAATAATATCATCAGAATCAATCTAAGTACACAATTTCGATCCGATGAGTATAGCCCGCCTACAGCCAGCTCAAGTGATAACAGCATCGCTGAGGTGTATGTAGAAACGAGACAAGATGAGAATATGCCAACGCCGGAGAGCACATTGGTGGTTATTCCTCGCCAAAGCGGCACAATCAACATCGAATTGAAAGCGAATTATATGATCTCTGGTGCACCAGAGACTGTTACGGATAACATTGAACTTTACATTAGTAAAAAAGGGGATGTAAATGCAGACGGAAAAGTGAATTCCCTGGATGCTGTAGACCTTTTCAATTATATTCGTAACATGATGACTCGCCGCAGCTTTTCTTATGTAGAGATGAACCGAATGGATGTGGATCGTAATACGGAACCCACTTTCGGGGACATGGATGCATTGTTAAAAGGATATAAGGGCAAAACACTTGGCGGAAAAAACAATGACTATGTGTTGACCTTTAAGCAAGTGGATGATGCCCCGTATGTACTGAATGGTCAATTGAAGGATTACATGGAGAGTGCAGTTGCTGTTGATTACTATTTAATGGATATTGATTATGATGATACCCTTAATACTCCTTCTTATCAGTGGTACCGCGCAACAGACGCTTTAGGAGAAGATAGGGTGCCAATCGTAGGGGAGACACGAGAACAGCATAGTGTTACATCTGAGGACGAGAATCATTATCTTGTGCTTGAAGTTATTACACACTCCACTTCAAACCCAAATACGGAGCCTAGACGAACATTCATTGTTGGAAAAGAAAAAATACAACTTCCTGATTAA
- a CDS encoding HAMP domain-containing sensor histidine kinase — protein sequence MLRKSLRLRIVATFIGIVLVSLILSFMINNGSREKAPNRFMVTFAEDIATMINLIDDPEKVKSSLGIFARYGLNITPVNQQSEVLSSLPEDKVHSLFEAGTTDAMFMSSKDGIATIGVPGTNEGIGTFLIQSDFSSLFHTLRNTLLTSLLTVLVIGSLLILFMSGYIVKPIKRLTVAAKEMSSGDLSVRLKHNNQDEFGELMESFNHMASELQKIDSVRDDFVSNVSHEMQSPLTSIRGFTRALQDGVIPLEEQKEHLDIIYEETLRLSRLSDNLLRLASLDSEHHPVHFTTFQVDEQLRRAILLAEPQWSQKDIQIELDLLPCEITVDKDLFDQVWQNLINNAIKYTGPKGAIHVEIETSSSFVKVLIRDSGQGIPEEALPYIFDRFYMVDKARSSSLRGNGLGLSIVIKILKLHQCTIDVESEVGKGTQFIVTIPRSTITP from the coding sequence ATGCTGAGGAAGAGCCTGCGACTTCGAATTGTAGCTACGTTTATCGGGATTGTTCTGGTGAGTTTAATTCTCTCCTTTATGATCAATAACGGGTCCCGCGAAAAGGCGCCGAATCGTTTTATGGTTACCTTTGCTGAAGACATCGCTACAATGATTAACCTGATTGATGATCCGGAAAAAGTGAAATCTAGCTTGGGTATCTTTGCCCGCTACGGCTTGAATATTACTCCCGTGAATCAACAAAGTGAAGTGTTGTCTTCCTTGCCAGAGGATAAAGTTCATTCGTTATTTGAGGCGGGGACAACCGATGCAATGTTCATGTCCAGTAAAGATGGAATTGCGACTATAGGTGTTCCCGGAACAAACGAGGGGATCGGCACTTTCCTGATTCAAAGCGATTTCTCTTCTCTTTTTCATACACTGCGAAACACGCTCTTAACCTCCCTATTAACGGTACTGGTCATTGGTAGCCTACTGATCCTGTTCATGTCCGGGTACATTGTGAAACCGATTAAGAGGTTAACGGTCGCAGCGAAGGAGATGTCATCAGGTGACCTGTCGGTTCGGTTGAAACATAACAATCAGGATGAGTTTGGGGAACTGATGGAGAGCTTTAATCATATGGCCAGTGAGTTGCAGAAAATCGATTCTGTTCGTGATGACTTTGTCAGCAACGTCTCTCATGAAATGCAGTCTCCGCTCACTTCGATCAGGGGATTTACCAGAGCGCTACAGGATGGTGTTATTCCTTTGGAAGAGCAGAAAGAGCATTTGGATATTATCTATGAGGAAACGCTGCGCTTATCGAGGCTTAGTGATAATCTGCTTCGGCTAGCCTCGCTGGATTCGGAGCATCATCCGGTTCATTTCACCACGTTCCAGGTCGATGAACAATTAAGAAGGGCGATTCTACTGGCGGAGCCGCAGTGGTCCCAGAAGGATATACAGATCGAATTGGACTTGTTGCCCTGCGAGATCACAGTGGACAAAGATTTGTTTGATCAGGTCTGGCAGAATTTAATAAACAATGCGATCAAATACACCGGCCCTAAGGGTGCCATTCATGTCGAAATTGAGACGTCATCTTCATTCGTGAAGGTATTGATTAGAGATTCAGGACAAGGAATACCTGAGGAAGCTCTCCCTTATATCTTTGATCGATTCTATATGGTGGACAAAGCGCGGAGCAGCTCGCTTCGAGGGAATGGATTGGGTTTGTCCATTGTAATTAAAATATTGAAATTGCATCAATGTACAATTGATGTAGAGAGCGAAGTCGGAAAAGGCACACAGTTTATTGTCACGATTCCCAGATCGACCATTACACCTTAA
- a CDS encoding SRPBCC family protein has product MIEVTTEIRIHAPIERCFDYARDIELHTQTVWKHTRERAVAGVTTGRIGAGDTVTFQATHFGVRQKLKSRIVQFERPFLFIDQMEKGVFKSMQHEHHFSECGEQMTCMRDTLRFKAPLGLLGWATERLVLKRYMLAFLESRNRKLKVILEQQPELNG; this is encoded by the coding sequence ATGATTGAAGTGACAACTGAGATTAGAATACATGCCCCGATTGAACGGTGTTTTGACTATGCCCGGGATATTGAACTACATACACAGACAGTCTGGAAACATACGAGAGAACGAGCCGTCGCAGGAGTAACCACAGGAAGAATTGGAGCGGGGGATACCGTTACATTTCAGGCTACCCACTTTGGTGTCAGACAGAAGTTGAAGTCCCGAATTGTGCAGTTTGAACGACCGTTCCTCTTTATTGACCAGATGGAGAAGGGGGTTTTCAAGAGCATGCAACATGAACATCATTTTAGCGAATGCGGAGAACAGATGACTTGCATGAGAGATACGCTGCGGTTTAAAGCGCCACTTGGATTGCTGGGATGGGCAACGGAGCGACTTGTGCTGAAGAGATACATGCTGGCATTTCTGGAGAGTCGCAATCGTAAACTCAAAGTGATACTTGAACAGCAGCCAGAATTGAATGGATAA
- a CDS encoding HD-GYP domain-containing protein produces the protein MRIHIMNLQDGDRLTADTFSDAGLHVLGKGTVIRGEDISLLMQHRVDYVDIESREEEITEAEFFAAAAKHASGLSTSVKEEPPEEEMKSQFIQTVHNYQNAFLEALTVGKFNATMVDDALQPMVEGLDEQKDVVHLLMMLERDDVNNYTHSIQVGLLSFYLANWLGYSQKESYQISRGGYLHDIGKCKVSHRIRNKTEPLTADEHLEMQRHTIYGHEIIKNSMTDEATALVALQHHEREDGSGYPMQLEKSEIHPYTQIVSVADIYIGMRSGNHGGSNPNLINNLRDIYGMGFGKLNEKPVQALMQHLLPNFIGKQVLLSNGEKGVIVMNNTSDIFKPLIKVESEEYRDLSKERTLAIDELLI, from the coding sequence TTGAGAATCCATATTATGAACCTGCAAGACGGAGACCGTCTGACTGCGGATACATTCAGCGATGCAGGATTACACGTTCTCGGGAAGGGAACAGTAATCAGAGGTGAGGATATTTCCTTGCTTATGCAGCACCGTGTAGATTATGTAGATATTGAATCACGCGAGGAGGAAATCACTGAGGCAGAATTTTTTGCTGCAGCCGCCAAGCATGCTTCCGGGTTAAGTACAAGTGTGAAGGAAGAGCCGCCAGAAGAAGAGATGAAGTCCCAGTTTATTCAGACCGTACATAATTATCAAAATGCTTTTCTTGAAGCTCTGACTGTTGGCAAGTTCAACGCCACCATGGTCGATGATGCACTGCAACCGATGGTTGAGGGACTGGATGAGCAGAAAGATGTCGTTCATCTCCTGATGATGCTGGAGCGGGATGACGTCAATAACTATACACATTCAATCCAGGTAGGGTTGTTGTCCTTCTACCTCGCGAACTGGCTTGGATATTCTCAGAAAGAGAGTTATCAGATTAGTCGCGGTGGTTATCTGCATGACATTGGAAAGTGCAAAGTATCCCACCGGATTCGGAACAAAACGGAACCGTTGACAGCGGACGAGCACCTTGAAATGCAGCGTCACACCATATATGGACATGAAATCATCAAAAATTCGATGACGGATGAAGCGACAGCACTGGTCGCTCTACAACATCACGAACGGGAAGATGGGTCGGGTTATCCGATGCAACTTGAGAAAAGTGAAATTCACCCCTATACCCAGATCGTATCTGTAGCTGATATCTATATTGGCATGAGATCAGGGAATCACGGGGGAAGCAATCCAAACCTGATCAACAACCTTAGAGATATTTATGGAATGGGATTTGGTAAATTGAATGAAAAGCCGGTTCAGGCATTGATGCAACATTTACTTCCTAATTTCATCGGAAAACAAGTCCTGCTCAGCAATGGTGAAAAAGGTGTTATTGTCATGAACAATACGTCTGATATTTTCAAACCGCTCATCAAAGTGGAATCTGAAGAATATCGTGATCTCTCCAAAGAGCGTACGCTTGCCATTGATGAATTGCTTATTTAA
- a CDS encoding response regulator transcription factor: MNTILVVDDDSHIRKLIRIYLEKNQFSVLEAADGQEALDMLSHTKVDLAIVDVMMPRIDGIELTEDIRSYLDIPILMVTAKGESKDKVRGFNAGSDDYLVKPFDPVELILRVKSLLKRYNKNSSNIIQISGVRIDLGNLMVVADGQTIELKKKECELLFSLASSPGKIFTRTQLIDDLWGMDYEGDERTVDVHIKRLRERLEPVPELVISTIRGLGYRLERT, from the coding sequence ATGAACACGATTCTGGTGGTGGACGACGATTCCCATATCCGCAAATTAATCCGAATCTATCTTGAAAAGAATCAATTTTCCGTGCTGGAAGCAGCAGACGGTCAAGAGGCGTTAGATATGCTATCTCATACGAAAGTTGACCTAGCGATTGTGGATGTAATGATGCCGCGAATCGACGGCATTGAACTGACGGAAGATATCCGGTCTTATCTGGATATTCCGATCCTGATGGTGACAGCCAAGGGAGAATCCAAGGACAAAGTCAGAGGATTTAATGCCGGGTCAGACGATTACCTGGTTAAACCTTTTGATCCTGTGGAGTTAATTCTGCGTGTGAAATCATTATTGAAACGATATAACAAAAATTCATCGAATATCATTCAGATCAGCGGTGTAAGGATTGATTTGGGCAATCTGATGGTCGTCGCGGACGGACAAACCATCGAATTAAAAAAGAAGGAATGTGAATTATTATTTTCTCTGGCGAGTTCGCCAGGGAAAATATTCACACGTACACAGCTTATCGATGATCTATGGGGCATGGACTATGAAGGCGATGAGCGTACGGTCGACGTGCATATCAAGCGCTTAAGGGAACGGCTTGAACCTGTACCTGAGCTAGTAATCTCAACGATAAGAGGACTTGGATATCGTCTGGAGCGGACATGA
- a CDS encoding S-layer homology domain-containing protein, with protein sequence MFQPKKKRPRIRKTMSGLIALTLLSSLVLPGVAGAEPEEPTQVQFANVSVQAGQSVHVPVALKKSYFGVKAYNMQIDYDTSALEIVRITPKSINANTTSSNEEGVADFQYEINNAEGWVRIIWVDFSGGNNPIVDEQQMFDIEIKAKNNATLGTKQLSVDQTDSEHWHFTNVEHESYTQLSGGAITITAANSGGGNSGSTPNPGSSSGGSVSPTSPVVTPVPSTPAVTKGVDIYVNGQKQEQSASATTATVNNLVTTTIHVDNDKVINQIGSGLRTLLLPITGTGKDAVVGELNGKLVKTMEGSNAEVVIQTDSGTYTLPANQIQIDQVLNQFGSTVPLEDITIQIAIAPSAASKQSAIQAAANKMQNTTVVAAPVDFEVKAIWNGQQVNVDRFNSYVERSITLPEGVDGSKITTGVVLQPDGSLLHVPTKVIKGNGQDSAVINSLTNSTYALIYHPTTFSDVTSHWSRDDVQDLASRLIVQGTGENVFAPDRSITRAEFTAVLLRGLGLHSPISTEEASFTDVKTGSWYEDEVQTAVSYGLISGYADDSFRPNSEISRAEALTIVSRAMKLVGLAQADASETTSLLSTYSDSAKVQAWAAEPVASAIKQELVQGADGKLMSEADISRAQSAAIVKRLLAKAGLI encoded by the coding sequence ATGTTTCAACCGAAAAAGAAACGTCCCAGAATCAGAAAAACAATGTCGGGTCTGATCGCACTGACATTACTCTCTTCACTCGTATTGCCCGGTGTAGCTGGGGCAGAACCGGAAGAACCTACACAAGTACAATTTGCAAATGTAAGCGTACAGGCAGGGCAGAGCGTTCATGTACCTGTTGCATTGAAGAAGTCCTATTTCGGGGTGAAAGCTTATAATATGCAGATTGATTATGATACGTCTGCACTGGAAATTGTTCGGATCACGCCTAAATCGATCAACGCCAACACCACATCCTCAAATGAAGAAGGTGTAGCAGACTTCCAGTATGAAATTAATAATGCAGAAGGCTGGGTACGGATAATTTGGGTTGATTTTTCTGGAGGGAACAATCCAATTGTAGACGAACAACAAATGTTTGATATCGAGATCAAAGCCAAAAACAATGCGACGCTTGGAACGAAACAGCTCTCTGTAGATCAAACGGATTCAGAGCATTGGCATTTTACGAATGTAGAACATGAGAGCTACACTCAATTGTCCGGTGGAGCAATCACAATTACAGCAGCTAACTCAGGTGGTGGTAATTCAGGCTCGACACCGAATCCAGGTTCCTCCTCGGGAGGTAGCGTATCACCAACTTCACCAGTGGTTACACCTGTTCCTTCCACTCCAGCGGTAACCAAAGGTGTAGACATCTATGTGAACGGACAGAAACAGGAACAATCTGCTTCGGCTACTACAGCAACAGTAAACAATCTGGTGACTACCACGATTCACGTGGATAATGACAAAGTCATCAATCAGATTGGTAGTGGACTTAGAACGCTTCTGCTGCCGATTACAGGTACCGGCAAGGATGCGGTCGTTGGTGAACTGAACGGCAAACTGGTCAAAACGATGGAAGGAAGTAATGCCGAAGTTGTCATTCAGACAGACAGTGGTACGTACACCCTCCCGGCAAATCAGATTCAAATTGATCAGGTTCTGAACCAATTCGGAAGCACTGTTCCACTCGAAGATATCACCATTCAAATCGCTATTGCACCTAGTGCTGCATCCAAGCAATCAGCCATTCAGGCCGCAGCGAACAAGATGCAGAACACTACGGTGGTTGCAGCTCCAGTTGATTTTGAAGTAAAAGCCATCTGGAATGGACAGCAAGTTAATGTGGATCGTTTCAACTCTTATGTAGAACGCTCCATTACATTGCCAGAGGGAGTGGATGGTTCAAAGATCACGACTGGTGTTGTGCTTCAGCCAGATGGCAGCCTTCTGCATGTGCCGACTAAGGTTATCAAAGGCAATGGACAAGATTCTGCTGTTATTAACAGCTTGACGAACAGCACTTACGCCTTGATCTATCACCCGACAACATTCAGTGATGTAACGAGTCACTGGAGTCGTGATGACGTACAAGATCTGGCATCCCGTCTGATCGTACAAGGAACCGGTGAGAACGTGTTTGCGCCAGACCGGAGTATTACGCGAGCGGAGTTCACGGCTGTTCTGTTAAGAGGTTTGGGTCTGCACTCCCCGATTAGCACAGAAGAAGCTTCATTCACGGATGTGAAGACAGGCAGCTGGTATGAGGATGAGGTTCAAACGGCTGTGTCCTACGGCCTGATCTCAGGTTATGCTGATGATAGCTTCCGTCCCAACAGCGAAATTTCTCGTGCTGAAGCGCTGACGATTGTGTCACGTGCGATGAAACTAGTCGGTCTGGCACAGGCCGACGCGTCAGAGACAACAAGTCTGCTGAGCACATACAGCGATAGTGCTAAAGTACAGGCTTGGGCAGCAGAGCCGGTTGCATCGGCAATTAAACAAGAACTGGTACAAGGTGCTGATGGCAAGCTGATGTCTGAAGCAGATATTAGCCGTGCGCAGTCGGCGGCGATTGTGAAAAGGCTGCTGGCAAAAGCCGGATTAATCTAA